A region of uncultured Desulfobacter sp. DNA encodes the following proteins:
- a CDS encoding 30S ribosomal protein S1, with the protein MNDRFEDDNTQNTDQGINEMSFEQMLDAYDSKIGREFRPGDMVEGQIISIGENSVYLDTGTKSDGVVDKSELLDENGEFQYSVGDMLKLYVVSLSESEVILSKAVSGAGMAAMIEDAYHGHTPVEGRVTGVVKGGFSVDVLGKRAFCPVSQIDVKYVETPEDFKGQTLHFLITRYEEKGKNIVVSRRELLNEQIREERTAFMKELSEGDTVQGKVTKLMSYGAFIELAPGVEGMAHISELSWSRVEKPEEVVRVDDILPVKVLKIEKPLSDSPKISLSVKQTSGNPWDNIGITFSVGDQVSGKVVRLTSFGAFVEISPGIDGLVHVSEMSHIKRVLRPDDEVGVGDTVQVMIKAIDMDSKRISLSMKDAAGDPWTGVLAKYPMGSVVEGTLEKKEGFGLFIRLEPGITGLMPMSNLRQSPDAGKLESLKPGDTTQVLIQEVDEDNRRMTLAPPDQKSSDNWKQFAKSAKGSSSFGSMESILRKALEKKK; encoded by the coding sequence ATGAACGACAGGTTTGAGGACGATAACACCCAGAACACTGACCAAGGCATCAATGAAATGAGCTTTGAACAGATGCTTGATGCCTATGATTCAAAAATCGGCCGGGAATTCAGACCCGGAGATATGGTGGAAGGCCAGATCATTTCCATTGGAGAAAATTCAGTTTACCTGGACACAGGGACAAAGTCCGACGGTGTGGTGGATAAGTCCGAACTTTTGGATGAAAATGGTGAATTTCAGTATTCCGTGGGTGACATGCTCAAACTGTACGTGGTTTCACTGAGCGAAAGCGAAGTGATTCTGTCCAAGGCGGTTTCCGGGGCTGGGATGGCTGCCATGATTGAAGATGCCTATCACGGTCATACCCCTGTTGAAGGCCGGGTGACCGGTGTTGTCAAGGGCGGTTTTTCCGTGGATGTTCTGGGTAAAAGAGCATTTTGTCCGGTGAGCCAGATTGATGTCAAATATGTGGAAACCCCTGAGGATTTTAAGGGGCAGACCCTTCATTTTCTGATTACCAGGTATGAAGAAAAGGGCAAGAATATTGTTGTCTCCCGCAGGGAACTTCTCAACGAACAGATCAGAGAGGAGCGTACCGCGTTCATGAAAGAACTGTCCGAAGGCGATACGGTTCAGGGCAAGGTGACCAAACTGATGTCCTACGGCGCATTTATTGAGCTTGCGCCCGGCGTGGAGGGCATGGCCCACATTTCCGAATTAAGCTGGTCCCGGGTGGAAAAGCCTGAAGAGGTGGTCCGGGTGGATGATATTCTGCCTGTCAAGGTGTTAAAAATTGAAAAACCCCTTTCCGATTCCCCTAAAATTTCCCTTTCCGTTAAACAAACTTCGGGTAACCCCTGGGATAACATCGGCATCACCTTCAGTGTCGGAGACCAGGTGAGCGGGAAAGTGGTCCGTTTGACCTCTTTCGGAGCGTTTGTGGAAATTTCTCCGGGCATTGACGGGCTGGTCCATGTATCTGAAATGAGCCATATAAAAAGGGTCCTGCGCCCCGATGATGAGGTTGGCGTGGGGGATACCGTTCAGGTGATGATCAAGGCCATTGACATGGACAGTAAACGCATCTCTCTGAGCATGAAAGATGCGGCAGGCGATCCCTGGACAGGTGTTCTTGCCAAATATCCCATGGGCAGTGTTGTGGAAGGCACCCTGGAAAAAAAGGAAGGTTTTGGGCTGTTTATCCGTCTGGAGCCCGGCATTACAGGCTTGATGCCCATGTCAAACCTGCGCCAGTCCCCTGATGCAGGAAAACTTGAATCATTGAAACCCGGAGATACGACTCAAGTTCTGATTCAGGAGGTGGATGAGGATAATCGGCGCATGACCCTGGCACCTCCTGACCAGAAATCCTCAGACAACTGGAAACAGTTTGCAAAAAGCGCCAAGGGCAGTTCCTCATTTGGATCCATGGAGAGCATTTTACGCAAAGCTCTGGAGAAAAAAAAATAA
- a CDS encoding HAD family hydrolase: MPAMFITDFDGTLLTDDRRIRSRDLDTLVQLRSAGVITVIATGRSLYSFRRALRHMNLEPEDLPLDYLIFSTGAGIMAWPGDQLIRACAIPKDGVLEIASCFDRLGFDYMIHKAIPDTSYFLFKFISGDNPDFIRRMAMYPDFATPFGTENMIYDQSTEVLAIVPDELTREQLNALRAELSGFSVIQATSPLDHKSSWIEVFPLGVSKSDSAKWLARHLGVDREMVAAVGNDYNDEDLLVWAGQGFLMDKSPDALKNRFLSSGSNNECGVSHAAKAAGFL, from the coding sequence ATGCCGGCAATGTTTATCACCGATTTTGACGGCACTCTGCTTACAGATGACAGGCGTATTCGTAGCCGGGACCTGGATACCCTGGTCCAATTAAGATCTGCCGGTGTCATAACGGTTATTGCCACGGGGCGCAGCCTTTATTCCTTCAGGCGCGCCCTTAGACATATGAATCTTGAACCGGAAGATCTGCCCCTGGATTATCTGATTTTTTCCACAGGTGCCGGTATCATGGCTTGGCCCGGAGATCAGCTGATCCGGGCCTGTGCCATTCCTAAAGATGGGGTCCTGGAAATTGCATCCTGCTTTGATCGTCTGGGCTTTGATTATATGATCCACAAGGCCATTCCCGACACATCATATTTTCTGTTTAAATTTATATCCGGAGACAATCCGGATTTTATCCGGCGAATGGCCATGTATCCGGATTTCGCTACACCCTTTGGGACGGAAAATATGATCTATGACCAGTCCACGGAAGTCCTGGCCATTGTGCCCGACGAACTGACCCGGGAACAACTTAATGCCCTTCGTGCTGAACTGTCCGGATTCAGCGTGATTCAAGCCACATCTCCTCTGGATCACAAGTCTTCATGGATAGAGGTGTTTCCATTGGGTGTCAGTAAAAGTGACTCTGCAAAGTGGCTGGCCCGGCATCTTGGTGTTGACCGGGAAATGGTGGCTGCCGTGGGTAATGATTACAATGACGAAGACCTTCTGGTGTGGGCAGGACAGGGTTTTTTGATGGATAAGAGTCCGGATGCGTTGAAAAATAGGTTTTTATCTTCAGGTTCTAACAATGAATGTGGCGTGAGTCACGCCGCAAAGGCGGCAGGGTTCCTCTAA
- a CDS encoding response regulator has protein sequence MHQIKIHQETLLIIDDESSIRQCLSILFESKGYRVLTAENGQAGLDLFFRENVDVVITDLRMPVMDGLEVMRTIHKSDPDFPMVVISGVGKKQDIIQSLKMGAKDYISKPILDLDIIVHVVRKVLENRRLAYENQRYKNQLEKREEQYRTITEQIAEGVLTIDARENITFVNPAFCKMMGYPADRLLAMNLEQISTPDSFLVVLEQTQIQKKGETSRYEIQLVHANGDPVHVELTCSPMNLGQGRSYAGAIVMARDISRRIALKNQYEKFIKHPSSMPEHAIAICANCKKIRGKDRLWRDIEKAFSHLVFSHGICPNCCEQLYPGINFEDTDDDTGNVSV, from the coding sequence ATGCACCAGATCAAAATTCATCAGGAAACGCTTCTCATTATAGATGATGAGAGTTCCATCAGGCAATGCCTGTCCATTCTGTTCGAGAGCAAGGGGTACCGGGTGTTGACGGCAGAAAACGGCCAGGCAGGCCTGGATCTGTTTTTTCGGGAAAACGTGGATGTGGTCATTACGGATCTGCGAATGCCGGTCATGGATGGCCTTGAGGTCATGCGGACCATCCATAAATCAGACCCCGATTTTCCCATGGTCGTAATCTCGGGGGTCGGAAAAAAACAAGATATAATCCAATCCCTTAAAATGGGCGCCAAGGATTATATTTCCAAACCCATACTTGATCTTGACATCATTGTTCATGTCGTCAGAAAGGTCCTGGAAAACCGACGGTTGGCTTACGAAAACCAGAGATATAAAAATCAACTGGAAAAAAGAGAGGAACAGTACAGGACCATTACCGAACAAATTGCCGAAGGTGTACTCACCATAGATGCCCGGGAGAATATCACCTTTGTCAATCCGGCATTCTGCAAAATGATGGGCTATCCGGCAGACAGACTTTTAGCAATGAATCTTGAACAAATCTCCACCCCGGACAGTTTTCTGGTCGTGCTGGAACAGACCCAGATCCAAAAAAAAGGTGAAACAAGCAGGTATGAAATACAGCTGGTACATGCAAACGGAGACCCCGTACATGTGGAACTAACCTGTAGCCCCATGAACCTGGGTCAGGGCCGGTCTTACGCCGGTGCCATTGTCATGGCCCGGGACATATCCCGACGCATTGCGCTGAAGAACCAATACGAGAAATTTATCAAACATCCTTCGAGCATGCCCGAGCATGCCATTGCCATCTGTGCCAACTGCAAGAAAATAAGAGGAAAGGACCGCCTATGGCGGGACATTGAAAAAGCGTTTAGCCACCTGGTCTTTTCCCACGGCATCTGCCCGAATTGCTGCGAACAACTGTATCCGGGCATCAACTTTGAAGACACAGACGACGATACGGGCAATGTCTCAGTTTAG
- a CDS encoding pyridoxine 5'-phosphate synthase, with amino-acid sequence MAELAVNVDHVATLRQVRGVKYPEPVQAALAAETAGADAIVVHLREDRRHIQERDVRLLSQTIKTRLILEMAATSEMLGIALDIKPQTVTLVPEKREELTTEGGLDLITHSEHIRQAVTTLKNAGIKACIFIDPDLDQIKMAHKIDADSIEIHTGAFCDAATSYDREREFARIVDAAKIGTRLNIGVHAGHGICYHSIKAFKGLSEITEYSIGHAIISKAIMVGMDTAVRDMAQLIKDI; translated from the coding sequence ATGGCTGAATTAGCAGTAAATGTAGACCATGTGGCAACCCTGCGTCAGGTCAGGGGCGTCAAATATCCTGAGCCGGTTCAGGCGGCTCTGGCCGCAGAAACCGCCGGGGCAGATGCCATTGTGGTCCACCTCAGGGAAGACCGTCGCCACATCCAGGAACGAGATGTTCGACTGCTCTCCCAGACAATAAAAACCCGATTGATACTTGAAATGGCAGCCACCAGTGAAATGCTGGGCATTGCCCTGGATATTAAACCCCAGACCGTTACCCTGGTGCCGGAAAAAAGAGAAGAGCTTACCACCGAAGGCGGACTTGATTTAATTACCCACTCAGAACATATTCGTCAGGCCGTAACTACTTTGAAAAATGCTGGAATTAAAGCCTGTATTTTCATTGATCCTGACCTGGACCAGATCAAAATGGCCCATAAAATTGATGCCGACTCCATTGAAATACATACAGGCGCATTTTGCGATGCCGCAACCTCGTACGACCGGGAAAGGGAATTTGCAAGAATTGTGGATGCGGCAAAGATCGGTACCCGCCTGAACATAGGCGTCCATGCCGGGCACGGAATCTGCTACCACTCAATCAAAGCATTCAAAGGGTTGTCAGAGATTACTGAATACAGCATCGGACATGCCATCATCTCCAAAGCCATCATGGTAGGTATGGACACAGCTGTCAGGGATATGGCGCAATTAATTAAAGATATTTAA
- the ybeY gene encoding rRNA maturation RNase YbeY — protein MENLRILIDNHQEERLPTALLHKKIEQILNALGCNDHELSIVITDDAQVRDLNRTYRGKDTSTNVLSFPMQEGEFSDITPGLLGDVVISLDTARAEAQEAGISTDERISQLLIHGILHLMGFDHELGEEQAREMEEKSLELLRRIEKNPDLPAF, from the coding sequence ATGGAAAATCTAAGGATACTGATAGACAACCACCAAGAGGAGAGGCTCCCCACAGCGCTCCTGCACAAAAAGATCGAACAGATCTTAAACGCCTTGGGCTGTAATGACCATGAACTCTCCATTGTTATCACTGATGATGCCCAGGTCAGGGATCTGAACCGGACATATCGGGGCAAAGATACATCCACCAATGTGCTCTCTTTTCCCATGCAGGAGGGTGAATTTTCAGACATTACCCCGGGACTTCTCGGGGACGTGGTCATCTCCCTTGATACGGCCCGGGCAGAGGCCCAGGAGGCAGGGATTTCCACCGATGAGCGGATCTCTCAACTATTGATACACGGAATCCTTCATCTGATGGGCTTTGATCATGAACTGGGTGAGGAGCAGGCCCGGGAAATGGAAGAAAAAAGTCTGGAGCTGCTCAGACGTATTGAAAAAAATCCCGACCTGCCCGCATTCTAA
- a CDS encoding HDIG domain-containing metalloprotein → MKKANNQGWFKRAGQALSSTPYFPLVLFFLVVTLFALAQIFDHTTESYNYKIGDVAARDIKATKDFFIEDKATNLAKMSQAKTSIRAVYDFDADQLNDITAGIASAMHAGQQMFQSQDIGTPDPPEPTFSMAMAFKPEFEKKMGVEISNGAFQILFKEKFSEDITEYLGAIMEEILITGVVGNKEILLAEEEKGITLRTIQSHEEHVVTNLKVFYGPDQAKTMVRIVGQPILKGVNYSLANLVVDICQRLLRPNITLNKNETEKRIRDAQARIKPTLYQIKAGEMIIREGERVDEFKLAKLNALNEQVKEKNLITTITGICMFTSLLLFVIYFLYLKDHPKLRRDMNKHMTFLTLGLLLYIGFTELAVYIAHASKPEMSGEMASRAFYMVVPLPAAAMITCIFLGFDIALYFSVVLCSLCTISFGCGFQVFLFFFLSSISATYWIKERNERYHFIVAGFKLALFNACLAIALGFFMPSQVPLGILFKQVTMAVGGGVFAAILTVGFTPLIEVLFNYTTAAKLMEFSNLDQPLIKKLMIEAPGTYNHSVIVATLAEAAASAIHADSLKAKVMAYYHDIGKLDKTMYFIENQSDGRNRHDKLSPSMSALILIGHVKKGVEMAKKYKLGNEIVEGIIQHHGTSLIKYFYNKSRKAGNENINEDDFRYPGPKPQTREAGIVMLADVAEAATRALERPTPSRIQGRVKELINDIFADGQLEECEMTLKDLHQIAKSFNTILTSIYHSRIEYTDKPQDKKNGKSKDTDRQPPRGEAPHSAPAQKDRTDLKRLGL, encoded by the coding sequence ATGAAAAAAGCAAATAATCAGGGTTGGTTTAAACGGGCCGGGCAAGCCCTGTCCTCCACCCCGTATTTCCCGCTGGTTTTGTTTTTTCTGGTGGTGACCCTGTTTGCCCTCGCCCAGATATTTGACCACACCACAGAATCATATAACTATAAAATAGGGGACGTGGCCGCCAGAGACATTAAGGCCACCAAAGATTTTTTTATAGAAGACAAGGCCACCAACCTGGCCAAAATGAGTCAAGCCAAAACCTCAATCAGAGCTGTGTACGATTTTGATGCCGATCAGTTAAACGATATCACCGCCGGCATTGCATCTGCCATGCATGCCGGACAGCAGATGTTTCAATCCCAGGATATTGGCACCCCGGACCCGCCGGAACCAACCTTTTCCATGGCCATGGCATTTAAGCCCGAATTTGAAAAAAAAATGGGTGTAGAAATTTCCAACGGTGCGTTTCAGATTCTGTTCAAGGAAAAATTTTCCGAAGACATTACAGAATATCTTGGGGCCATAATGGAGGAAATTCTGATTACCGGGGTTGTGGGAAATAAAGAAATCCTTCTGGCTGAAGAAGAAAAAGGTATCACGCTTAGAACGATTCAATCCCACGAGGAACATGTTGTTACCAACCTGAAGGTGTTTTACGGACCGGACCAGGCCAAAACCATGGTAAGAATCGTGGGCCAGCCCATCCTGAAAGGCGTCAACTACAGCCTGGCCAATCTTGTTGTGGATATATGCCAACGGCTTTTGCGGCCCAATATCACCCTGAATAAAAATGAGACGGAAAAACGCATCAGAGACGCCCAGGCACGTATCAAACCCACCCTTTACCAGATCAAGGCCGGCGAAATGATCATTCGGGAAGGGGAGCGGGTTGATGAATTCAAACTGGCCAAACTCAATGCGTTAAACGAACAGGTCAAGGAGAAAAATTTAATCACGACCATCACTGGTATCTGCATGTTTACCAGTTTATTACTTTTTGTGATCTATTTTCTTTACCTCAAAGATCATCCAAAACTCAGACGGGACATGAACAAACATATGACCTTTCTGACCCTGGGCCTTCTGCTTTATATCGGATTTACCGAACTTGCCGTGTACATTGCCCATGCCTCAAAGCCGGAGATGTCCGGGGAAATGGCCTCAAGAGCTTTTTATATGGTAGTGCCCTTGCCGGCTGCGGCCATGATCACCTGCATTTTTCTGGGGTTCGACATTGCCCTGTATTTTTCTGTGGTGCTTTGCAGTTTATGCACAATCTCATTTGGCTGCGGATTCCAGGTCTTTTTGTTCTTTTTTCTGTCCAGTATTTCAGCCACCTACTGGATCAAGGAACGAAATGAGCGCTACCATTTCATTGTTGCCGGGTTTAAACTGGCGTTGTTCAATGCTTGCCTTGCCATTGCTTTGGGGTTTTTCATGCCCTCCCAGGTCCCGCTGGGCATCTTGTTTAAGCAGGTGACAATGGCGGTGGGCGGGGGTGTATTTGCGGCCATTCTTACAGTGGGTTTTACGCCTTTAATCGAAGTGCTGTTCAATTACACCACGGCTGCAAAACTGATGGAATTTTCCAATCTGGACCAGCCTCTGATTAAAAAACTGATGATTGAGGCCCCGGGCACTTACAATCACAGCGTCATCGTTGCAACCCTTGCCGAAGCAGCGGCATCTGCCATCCATGCAGACAGTTTAAAGGCCAAGGTCATGGCATATTACCATGACATCGGCAAACTGGACAAAACCATGTATTTCATTGAAAATCAGTCCGATGGCCGAAACCGTCATGATAAGCTCTCCCCGTCCATGTCTGCCCTGATCCTCATCGGGCATGTGAAAAAAGGCGTGGAAATGGCCAAAAAATATAAACTGGGAAATGAAATTGTGGAAGGCATTATCCAGCACCACGGCACATCCCTGATAAAATATTTTTATAACAAAAGCCGCAAAGCCGGAAATGAAAACATCAATGAAGACGATTTCAGATACCCGGGACCCAAACCCCAGACAAGGGAAGCAGGCATCGTCATGCTTGCGGATGTGGCAGAGGCCGCGACCAGGGCACTTGAGCGCCCCACTCCATCCAGAATTCAGGGCCGTGTAAAAGAGCTGATTAATGATATTTTTGCAGATGGTCAGCTTGAAGAGTGCGAAATGACCCTGAAAGATCTGCATCAGATCGCTAAAAGTTTTAATACGATTTTAACCTCTATTTATCACAGCCGCATCGAGTACACGGACAAACCCCAGGACAAGAAGAATGGAAAATCTAAGGATACTGATAGACAACCACCAAGAGGAGAGGCTCCCCACAGCGCTCCTGCACAAAAAGATCGAACAGATCTTAAACGCCTTGGGCTGTAA
- a CDS encoding PhoH family protein, producing the protein MKNFEFQNIALAQKLFGTHNVNLEKIARALGVKINSRGGTISVSGPEKKTDKAIDLISQLYDLLEEKIRLTPAVLDAAINAVQRDSSPSLKKIFTTIIVVTASNKPITPRTPTQLTYTEAIKSNDILFGIGPAGTGKTYLAMAMAVAALTKGDVKKIILTRPAVEAGEALGFLPGDLAEKINPYLRPLYDALYDMLDFEKSRAYIEQEIIEIAPIAFMRGRTLNNAFIILDEAQNTSCQQMKMFLTRIGYGSKAIITGDITQTDLPSGKKSGLVEARKLLAHIRGISFIEFSKEDVVRHRLVSDIIDAYEKSK; encoded by the coding sequence ATGAAAAATTTTGAGTTCCAAAACATTGCCCTTGCCCAGAAACTTTTTGGGACACACAATGTCAATCTGGAAAAAATCGCCCGGGCTTTGGGGGTTAAAATAAACTCAAGGGGCGGTACAATTTCAGTCAGTGGTCCGGAAAAAAAAACAGACAAGGCAATTGACCTGATCAGTCAGCTTTATGACCTTCTGGAAGAAAAAATAAGGCTGACACCAGCTGTTTTAGATGCAGCCATCAATGCGGTTCAACGCGATTCTTCCCCGTCATTGAAAAAAATTTTTACCACCATAATCGTGGTAACGGCCTCAAACAAGCCCATCACGCCCCGCACACCAACCCAGCTGACCTACACCGAGGCTATAAAATCAAATGATATCCTTTTCGGAATCGGCCCGGCCGGTACCGGCAAAACCTATCTTGCCATGGCCATGGCCGTTGCAGCGTTAACAAAGGGTGACGTAAAAAAAATCATTCTCACCCGCCCTGCGGTGGAAGCAGGCGAGGCGTTGGGTTTTCTTCCGGGGGATCTGGCTGAAAAAATAAACCCATATTTACGGCCTCTGTACGATGCCCTTTATGATATGCTTGATTTTGAGAAATCCAGAGCATATATTGAACAGGAAATTATTGAGATCGCACCCATAGCGTTTATGAGGGGCAGAACCCTGAATAATGCGTTTATCATCCTGGATGAGGCCCAGAATACTAGCTGCCAGCAGATGAAAATGTTTTTGACCCGGATTGGATACGGTTCCAAGGCCATTATTACAGGTGATATTACCCAGACCGACCTGCCCTCAGGGAAAAAATCGGGGCTGGTGGAAGCCAGAAAGCTGCTTGCCCATATACGGGGAATCTCATTTATAGAATTTTCAAAGGAAGATGTTGTCAGGCACCGGCTGGTGTCCGATATCATAGACGCTTATGAAAAAAGCAAATAA
- a CDS encoding CvpA family protein: protein MNFFDLCVLIIVGFCLVRGGFKGLVREICGIVGVVAGFYGANTYYPRLIPYIDSWISSPQIQKLVCFFLLFCLILIAVGLVGTLIRKLMKIVFLGWVDRTFGVIFGAAKGLLVTTVIFILITSFVPNGSDYMATSRTAPYLARGADALTLFISQNIKMDFSKELEGLKKKWKQ, encoded by the coding sequence ATGAATTTTTTTGACCTTTGCGTATTGATCATCGTAGGGTTCTGTCTTGTTCGGGGAGGCTTTAAAGGCCTGGTCCGGGAGATCTGCGGTATCGTGGGTGTTGTGGCCGGTTTCTACGGGGCCAATACCTATTATCCCCGGTTGATTCCCTACATTGATTCATGGATTTCATCCCCGCAGATTCAAAAGCTTGTCTGCTTTTTTTTATTGTTCTGTCTGATTCTCATTGCTGTGGGGCTTGTGGGTACCCTGATCCGCAAACTGATGAAGATTGTGTTTTTGGGCTGGGTGGACAGAACATTCGGTGTGATCTTCGGAGCTGCCAAAGGCCTGCTTGTCACGACCGTCATATTTATATTAATTACAAGCTTTGTGCCCAACGGCAGTGACTATATGGCGACATCCCGCACGGCTCCTTATCTTGCCCGGGGCGCTGATGCCCTGACCCTGTTTATTTCCCAAAATATCAAAATGGATTTTAGTAAAGAGCTGGAAGGATTAAAGAAGAAGTGGAAACAATAA
- the mazG gene encoding nucleoside triphosphate pyrophosphohydrolase codes for METIIPLLEIIRRLRGENGCAWDRKQTPSTMWKCLAEELYELEEAIVKDDGDNILEELGDVLFQVLFIMEIYADSGRFSFDRVVNAVAEKMIRRHPHVYGDSRITSEDGLNKQWENIKAEEKAGSSSFEKRSVLDNVPSGMPGLLRALKVSKSAVKAGFEWDSLDQVLETAVSEIHEFEAALSSDRDAAMLEFGDILFSLVNVARFAGFHPETALYRSTSKFEQRFRIMEESLEKQGLDLKQMPSEEKEKHWQAAKQQVYAKKGLNLPI; via the coding sequence GTGGAAACAATAATTCCCCTGCTTGAGATCATCCGAAGACTTAGGGGGGAGAATGGATGTGCCTGGGACCGGAAACAGACCCCGTCCACCATGTGGAAATGCCTGGCAGAAGAGTTATACGAACTGGAAGAAGCCATTGTCAAAGATGATGGGGATAACATTTTAGAGGAGCTTGGGGACGTTCTTTTTCAGGTTCTTTTCATTATGGAAATATATGCCGACTCCGGCAGATTCTCCTTTGACCGGGTGGTCAATGCAGTGGCCGAAAAAATGATTCGCCGTCATCCCCATGTTTACGGTGACAGTCGGATTACGTCCGAAGACGGGTTAAACAAACAATGGGAAAATATTAAGGCCGAAGAAAAGGCTGGCTCCTCTTCATTCGAAAAACGTTCGGTTCTTGACAATGTGCCCAGCGGGATGCCGGGACTGCTGCGGGCTTTGAAAGTTTCCAAATCTGCTGTAAAAGCCGGATTTGAGTGGGACAGCCTGGATCAGGTGCTGGAGACGGCTGTTTCGGAAATACATGAATTTGAGGCTGCTCTCTCCAGTGACCGGGATGCCGCCATGCTTGAATTCGGTGATATCCTTTTTTCCCTCGTTAATGTGGCAAGATTTGCCGGCTTTCATCCTGAAACGGCGCTTTATCGCTCCACGTCCAAGTTTGAGCAACGATTCAGAATTATGGAAGAGTCCCTTGAAAAACAAGGTCTTGATTTAAAACAGATGCCTTCCGAAGAAAAGGAAAAGCACTGGCAGGCAGCCAAACAACAGGTGTATGCAAAAAAAGGCCTGAATTTACCTATATAA
- the flgM gene encoding flagellar biosynthesis anti-sigma factor FlgM, giving the protein MKITSPAQQYINQSYAANNPNTTANTSADQGKKSEETPSDRINLSSTTRDLGKILAASTEGPEGRDEVVKKIKEQVQANQYTVNAEQIAEKMIGSIVNKVG; this is encoded by the coding sequence ATGAAAATTACTTCCCCAGCGCAGCAATATATTAATCAAAGTTACGCTGCAAACAACCCCAACACCACCGCCAATACTTCGGCGGACCAGGGCAAAAAATCTGAAGAGACTCCTTCAGACAGGATTAATCTGTCCTCCACCACCAGGGATCTTGGAAAAATTTTAGCCGCGTCAACCGAAGGACCCGAAGGCCGGGACGAAGTGGTTAAAAAGATTAAAGAGCAGGTACAGGCCAATCAGTACACAGTGAATGCCGAGCAGATAGCGGAAAAAATGATCGGTTCCATTGTGAACAAAGTAGGATAG
- a CDS encoding DVU0524 family FlgM-associated protein, which produces MQIPSYQIQNVLKVYSRQFSQGKLLGKNKYSDANKVSADSVSISSEGKRQAIIDKVASNIVDKIITEGPNEQDQTQITDQIEKEMGKKIDFTKGRNQFTYTSVDENNNKVVQTLSVEDSRFVVERMTELARQVADSNMESQEDL; this is translated from the coding sequence ATGCAGATACCTTCATACCAAATACAAAATGTCTTGAAAGTGTATTCAAGGCAATTCAGCCAGGGCAAACTGCTGGGTAAGAACAAATACAGCGATGCCAATAAGGTTTCTGCGGACAGTGTCAGCATCTCTTCGGAAGGAAAGCGCCAGGCCATTATAGATAAGGTCGCAAGCAACATTGTTGATAAAATTATCACCGAAGGTCCCAATGAGCAGGACCAGACACAGATCACCGATCAGATTGAAAAAGAGATGGGAAAAAAAATTGATTTTACCAAAGGTAGAAATCAATTCACATACACCTCGGTTGATGAAAACAATAATAAAGTTGTCCAGACCCTGTCCGTTGAGGATTCCAGATTTGTTGTTGAGCGGATGACGGAACTGGCGCGCCAGGTGGCTGATTCTAACATGGAATCCCAGGAGGATCTTTAA